AGGTGATGGTGCTCGAGGTCGATAAGGACAACCGCCGCCTCAGCCTCGGCCACAAGCAGGTGGAAGAGAACCCGTGGGAAGTATTCGCCTCCGTGTTCACACCGGGCAGCGTGCATGAGGGAACCCTCACGGGCCGCGCCGGTCAGAACTTCGTGGTGAGCCTGCCCTATGGCGTGGAAGGCACCGTGACCCTGAAGCACCTGAAGAAGGCCGATGGCTCCAAGGCGGAGCTGGAGGACAAGCTGCCCTTCATGGTGCTCGAGTTCAATGCTGATGCGCGCCGCATCGCCCTAAGCCATACCCGCACCTTTGAGGAAGGCGATGAGCCGATGGAGACCGTGGCCAAAGGAAAGCGCACCCGCAAGGAAAGCGACAGCACTGCCACCAGCGCGAGCGTGAAGAGCGTGAATGAGAAGGTGGAGAAGAGCACCCTCGGCGACCTCAGCGTGCTGAGCAACCTGAAGAGCTCGATGGAGAACAAGGAGCGCACCGCCGAGGACGACACCCAAGGCGAGGAGGCGTAGTCCTTAGGTTGAATGATGATTCGGAGCCCCGGAGCGATCCGGGGCTCCTTCGTTACCGCGAACTCGTAGCGGCGCTGCCCTTCGGTTGGCGGCCCAGCACGATGAAGTCGAGCAATCCGCGCAAGTAGCCCGATCCATAAGCCAGATGGAGCGTGATGAAAGCGAGGAGCACGCCCGGGGCATCAACCATGCGGTCAGCGGCGTGGAAGGCACTGGCGATGGCCACGATGCCATAGAGCGCAATGCCTGTTCCAAAGCCGAGCGCCAGAAGAGGATGCATGAAGGCCAGCACTCCGCCAGCGACCAGGAAGAGCACAAAGGCTGCAGGCACCAGCTGCCGCGTGGTGGTCACTGTGCGGTGCAGCCGGTTCACGAAGACCTTCCAATAGCCGTATTGCCAGTATTGGCGGAAGAGCTTCTTCAAGCTGGCGCGCACGAAATAACGGCTGCGGATGCGTGGTGACAGGATGATCCTCCACCCGGCGCGGGTGAGGCGGAAGTTGAGTTCATCATCCTGATTGCGGGCGAGCCGTTCATCCACGAAGCCGATGGCGGCCAGCGCTTCGCGACGATAGGCGCCGAATGCCACGGTATCCACTTCGCCTTCCTTGAGGCCCGTGCGGAAATGCGCTCCACCCACGCCGAACGGGTGCCCCATGGCTGCGCCGATGCGCCGGCTCGAAGCATCCGTGTAAACATTCCCGATGATGCCGCCCACGCAGCCCGCCTCCGGATGCGCGACGAGGCAATCGAGGTTCGCCTGCAGGAAATCGGCCTCCACT
The DNA window shown above is from Flavobacteriales bacterium and carries:
- a CDS encoding glycosyltransferase family 2 protein, encoding MSAQPTNASAMPLDPPRVRVVIPCRNEAGYIGKCLRSLIEADRSGMQVEAWVCDGMSDDGTREEIGALAASHPWIKLVDNPARTTPQAMNLGLRAEGYDVGILLGAHAEVEADFLQANLDCLVAHPEAGCVGGIIGNVYTDASSRRIGAAMGHPFGVGGAHFRTGLKEGEVDTVAFGAYRREALAAIGFVDERLARNQDDELNFRLTRAGWRIILSPRIRSRYFVRASLKKLFRQYWQYGYWKVFVNRLHRTVTTTRQLVPAAFVLFLVAGGVLAFMHPLLALGFGTGIALYGIVAIASAFHAADRMVDAPGVLLAFITLHLAYGSGYLRGLLDFIVLGRQPKGSAATSSR